In one window of Spodoptera frugiperda isolate SF20-4 chromosome 11, AGI-APGP_CSIRO_Sfru_2.0, whole genome shotgun sequence DNA:
- the LOC118275123 gene encoding uncharacterized oxidoreductase MexAM1_META1p0182-like, translating into MFANKVVLVTGGSSGIGAATVEAFAKEGASVAFVGRNEAKLKEVASRCEQHGANVLVIRADVSKDEEAKTIVQQTVDKFGKLDVLVNNAGILRFASVLQSHILQTFDDIINTNLRSAILITNLAIPHLIATKGNIVNVSSVMSSSVKLPGMMPYSISKAGMDHFTRFSALELAPSGVRVNSVNPGPVITDITASSGIPAERIKETGENTPMGRSSDPDEVGDIILYLASDKARSVTGSCYVIDNGYLLQ; encoded by the coding sequence ATGTTCGCAAACAAAGTGGTACTAGTGACGGGTGGTAGCTCCGGTATCGGCGCAGCTACGGTGGAGGCATTCGCTAAAGAGGGCGCTTCTGTGGCCTTCGTGGGAAGAAATGAAGCTAAGCTAAAGGAAGTAGCGAGCCGCTGCGAACAGCACGGAGCCAACGTCCTGGTCATCAGAGCAGATGTCTCCAAAGACGAGGAAGCGAAAACGATCGTACAACAAACTGTCGACAAATTTGGTAAACTAGATGTACTCGTCAACAACGCTGGTATTCTCCGCTTTGCAAGTGTACTACAATCACACATACTACAAACCTTTGACGACATTATAAACACGAACTTGCGATCTGCAATCCTTATCACTAACCTAGCCATACCTCATTTAATAGCCACGAAAGGCAACATAGTAAACGTTTCAAGCGTTATGTCGTCATCAGTCAAACTGCCAGGGATGATGCCGTACAGCATTTCTAAGGCTGGCATGGATCACTTCACAAGATTCTCTGCTTTAGAACTGGCTCCTTCTGGTGTACGAGTGAACTCTGTGAACCCTGGACCAGTTATAACAGACATCACAGCTAGTTCTGGTATTCCTGCAGAAAGGATTAAGGAGACAGGAGAAAATACACCTATGGGAAGATCCTCAGACCCTGATGAGGTTGGTGATATTATTCTGTATCTAGCCAGTGACAAGGCTAGGAGCGTCACAGGATCCTGCTATGTTATTGATAATGGATATTTGTTACAATag
- the LOC118275122 gene encoding uncharacterized oxidoreductase TM_0325, whose translation MSFANKVVLITGGSAGIGATTAEYFAKEGASLAIVGRNEAKLTKVAERCQKLGATVLTIKADISKDADADSVVKKTIDNFGKLDVLVNNAGILRQANVLSETFLQTFDEVMDINLRGAVRITYFASPYLIKTKGNIVNVSSVAANCTSRPSSTAYRTSKAAMNHFTRCIALDLASHGVRVNSVSPGPVYTDIFEGLEVNAEILKKNTALQRVSEPDEIADMILFVASDKARGATGSNYVVDNGTLLM comes from the coding sequence ATGAGTTTTGCTAACAAAGTTGTTCTAATAACCGGAGGCAGTGCTGGTATTGGGGCTACCACAGCCGAATACTTCGCTAAAGAAGGTGCTTCTTTAGCTATCGTAGGCAGAAACGAAGCTAAACTGACCAAAGTAGCAGAGCGATGCCAGAAATTAGGAGCGACCGTACTCACTATCAAAGCCGATATATCTAAGGATGCAGACGCGGATTCAGTCGTGAAGAAAACAATTGACAATTTCGGTAAACTCGATGTACTCGTCAACAATGCTGGAATATTGAGACAAGCTAATGTTCTATCTGAGACCTTCTTGCAAACGTTCGACGAAGTGATGGACATAAATTTGCGAGGCGCCGTACGCATCACCTACTTCGCTTCTCCTTACCTGATCAAAACTAAAGGTAATATTGTCAACGTGTCCAGTGTAGCTGCTAATTGTACATCGAGACCAAGTAGCACTGCTTATAGAACTTCGAAGGCTGCAATGAACCACTTCACCAGGTGTATTGCACTTGACCTTGCGTCTCACGGAGTTAGAGTAAACTCTGTAAGCCCAGGTCCCGTATACACTGATATATTTGAAGGCCTAGAAGTTAACGCTGaaatattgaagaaaaacaCTGCCCTACAAAGAGTGTCTGAGCCAGACGAGATTGCTGATATGATACTGTTTGTTGCAAGTGATAAAGCGAGAGGAGCCACTGGATCCAATTATGTTGTCGATAACGGTACACTTTTGATGTAA
- the LOC118274951 gene encoding 3-oxoacyl-[acyl-carrier-protein] reductase FabG-like gives MFANKVVLVTGGSSGIGAATVEAFAKEGASVAFVGRNEAKLKEVASRCQQHGANVLVIRADVSKDEEANTIVQQTVDKFGKLDVLVNNAGILRHATVLDPNLIDNFDEIMKTNLRPVVLITSLAIPHLIASKGNIVNVSSVLSTWIKLPGMISYSMSKAAMDHFTRGAATELASHGVRVNSVNPGPVTTDIRETSNMPTELSEDNIIEKTTALGKAADSEEVADIILYLASEKARSVTGSCYVMDNGMYLK, from the coding sequence ATGTTCGCAAATAAAGTGGTACTAGTGACGGGTGGTAGCTCCGGTATCGGCGCAGCTACGGTGGAGGCATTCGCTAAGGAGGGCGCTTCTGTGGCCTTCGTGGGAAGAAACGAAGCCAAGCTGAAGGAAGTAGCGAGCCGCTGCCAGCAGCACGGAGCCAACGTCCTGGTCATCAGAGCAGATGTCTCCAAAGACGAGGAAGCGAACACCATCGTACAACAAACTGTCGACAAATTCGGTAAACTAGATGTACTCGTCAACAACGCTGGTATTCTACGTCACGCAACTGTTCTAGACCCAAATTTAATAgataattttgatgaaattatgaAGACTAATCTGCGACCAGTAGTTCTCATTACCAGTCTGGCTATACCACACTTGATTGCTTCTAAAGGCAACATAGTGAATGTATCCAGTGTTTTGTCAACATGGATCAAGTTGCCTGGTATGATCTCGTATAGTATGTCGAAAGCAGCGATGGACCACTTCACAAGAGGTGCTGCAACTGAGCTTGCTTCTCATGGAGTGCGAGTGAATTCAGTAAACCCTGGACCAGTAACCACTGATATAAGGGAGACTTCAAACATGCCTACAGAATTGTCTGAAGATAATATTATAGAGAAGACTACAGCTTTGGGGAAAGCTGCCGATTCTGAAGAGGTTGCTGATATTATTCTGTATCTAGCCAGTGAGAAGGCTAGGAGTGTCACAGGGTCCTGTTATGTTATGGATAATGGTATGTATTTGAAATAG
- the LOC118275087 gene encoding 3-oxoacyl-[acyl-carrier-protein] reductase FabG-like, whose product MFANKVVLVTGGSSGIGAAAVKLFAKEGASVAFVGRNEAKLKEVASSCQQHGANVLVIRADVSKDEEANTIVQQTVDKFGKLDVLVNNAGIVRHASILEANLLKKFDEVMNTNLRSVVHLTNLAAPHLVKTKGNIVNVSSVVSTSTKFPGIMCYSVSKAGLDHFTRAAALELARSGVRVNAVNPGPVETDIISNSGLSEEQVRNANPAAMTVTGRSSDADEIGDLILYLASDKARSVTGSCFVIDNGYLLK is encoded by the coding sequence ATGTTCGCAAATAAAGTGGTACTTGTAACTGGCGGTAGCTCCGGTATCGGTGCAGCTGCTGTGAAATTATTTGCTAAAGAGGGCGCTTCTGTGGCCTTCGTGGGAAGAAACGAAGCCAAGCTGAAGGAAGTAGCAAGCAGTTGCCAGCAGCACGGAGCCAACGTCCTGGTCATCAGAGCAGACGTCTCCAAAGACGAGGAAGCGAACACCATCGTACAACAAACTGTAGACAAGTTCGGGAAACTCGATGTACTCGTCAACAACGCTGGAATAGTGCGGCATGCGAGTATATTGGAAGCTAATTTGCTGAAGAAATTCGATGAAGTCATGAATACGAATTTGCGTTCAGTCGTTCATCTTACTAACTTGGCTGCACCACATCTGGTGAAAACTAAGGGTAACATAGTGAATGTATCTAGCGTGGTGTCTACATCTACGAAATTTCCAGGGATCATGTGTTACAGTGTTTCCAAAGCTGGTTTGGACCATTTTACAAGAGCTGCAGCATTGGAGTTAGCTCGTTCTGGAGTAAGAGTGAATGCTGTGAATCCTGGACCTGTTGAAACAGACATTATATCAAATTCTGGTTTGTCTGAAGAACAAGTTCGCAATGCAAATCCTGCGGCTATGACTGTTACGGGCAGATCCTCAGACGCTGATGAGATTGGTGATCTGATTCTGTATCTGGCCAGTGACAAGGCTAGGAGTGTCACAGGATCCTGCTTTGTTATTGATAATGGATATTTGTTAAAGtga
- the LOC118275088 gene encoding 3-oxoacyl-[acyl-carrier-protein] reductase FabG-like: protein MSFANKVVLITGSGSGIGAATALSFAEEGAHVVIVDCSEERANVTAEKCKQFGNKVLVITADVSKKDDLDKVMKKTIEEFRRLDILVNNAGTVREESILDGTLIDTFDDVMNVNLRAAVVLTSLAAPYLIEAKGCIINTSSVAGVEARTGYKYPSYTISKAALNHFTRISAMEFASSGVRVNAVNPGPCFTNIFANSGTPGTFEGSDKFTALKKICDPVEVANLILYLASDKAKSITGCCHVIDNGMALL from the coding sequence atgtcgttCGCAAATAAAGTCGTATTAATTACGGGATCAGGATCTGGAATAGGAGCAGCTACGGCTCTATCATTCGCTGAAGAAGGTGCTCATGTTGTCATCGTTGACTGCAGCGAAGAGAGAGCTAACGTCACAGCAGAGAAATGCAAACAATTCGGTAACAAAGTGCTTGTTATTACTGCTGACGTCTCCAAAAAGGATGACCTTGATAAGGTTATGAAGAAAACAATCGAAGAATTTCGAAGACTTGACATTCTAGTGAATAATGCTGGTACTGTAAGAGAAGAAAGTATACTAGATGGGACTCTCATCGATACGTTTGATGATGTTATGAATGTGAATTTACGTGCGGCAGTAGTGTTGACGTCTTTGGCTGCTCCTTATTTAATTGAAGCCAAAGGTTGTATCATCAACACATCAAGCGTAGCAGGTGTGGAAGCACGAACAGGGTACAAGTATCCATCCTACACTATTTCAAAGGCAGCTTTGAACCATTTCACTCGTATATCTGCTATGGAGTTTGCATCATCAGGCGTTAGAGTGAATGCCGTTAATCCAGGGCCTTGTTTCACGAATATTTTTGCCAACTCAGGGACTCCTGGTACTTTTGAAGGGTCGGATAAATTTACTGCTCTGAAGAAAATATGTGATCCAGTGGAAGTGGCTAACCTGATATTGTATTTAGCCAGTGATAAGGCTAAAAGTATTACAGGGTGTTGCCATGTAATAGATAATGGTATGGCATTATTGTAA
- the LOC118274902 gene encoding 3-oxoacyl-[acyl-carrier-protein] reductase FabG-like, with product MSFKNKVVLITGGSAGIGAATAEQFAKEGASVAIVGRNEAGLKAVTERCDQYGSKTLVIKADVADDAQAKTIVEKTIEAFGRLDVLVNNAAVYKSTSLLSPDIMKIYDEVTSVDLRAVVHMTSLAAPHLIKTKGNIVNISSVLGKTYVQSPQLMMYCLSKAALEHFSRGAALELAASGVRVNIVSPGPVRTALVKILETENIIEDVSLTTALHRVSEPEEVADVILFLASDKAKGVTGSDYGIDNGVTIKF from the coding sequence ATGAGTTTTAAGAACAAAGTTGTGCTGATCACCGGAGGCAGCGCCGGCATCGGAGCAGCCACCGCTGAACAATTTGCTAAAGAAGGAGCCAGCGTCGCCATCGTAGGCAGGAACGAGGCTGGACTGAAGGCGGTGACAGAGCGGTGCGACCAATACGGTAGCAAGACCCTCGTCATCAAAGCAGACGTGGCTGATGACGCACAGGCGAAAACTATAGTTGAGAAAACGATTGAAGCATTCGGTAGACTGGATGTCCTTGTCAACAACGCGGCCGTGTATAAAAGCACTTCGCTGTTGAGCCCCGACATAATGAAGATTTATGATGAAGTGACCAGCGTTGACTTGCGCGCTGTCGTTCACATGACCAGCTTAGCAGCGCCACACCTGATAAAGACTAAGGGGAACATCGTTAACATATCCAGCGTACTTGGTAAGACGTATGTGCAGTCACCACAGCTAATGATGTACTGTCTCTCCAAGGCAGCGTTGGAGCACTTCTCCCGTGGTGCAGCTCTGGAGTTGGCAGCTTCAGGCGTCCGAGTGAACATTGTGAGTCCAGGTCCTGTGCGTACTGCCTTGGTAAAAATCTTGGAGACTGAGAATATAATTGAAGATGTCTCTTTAACTACTGCCCTACATAGAGTATCGGAACCTGAGGAAGTAGCTGATGTGATCTTGTTCCTGGCCAGTGATAAAGCTAAAGGTGTGACAGGCTCTGACTACGGCATAGATAATGGAGTTACCATAAAGTTCTGA
- the LOC118275066 gene encoding 3-oxoacyl-[acyl-carrier-protein] reductase FabG-like: MSFKNKVVLITGGSAGIGAATAEQFAKEGASVAIVGRNEAGLKAVAQRCEQHGSKTLVIKADVTDDAQAPTIIEKTIKAFGRLDILVNNAAVLKNTTLTSPDVMKTYDEVINVNLRAVIHLTSLAAPHLIKTKGNIINISSVLGKTYVQTPRLMMYCLSKAALNHFSRGVALELAASGVRVNIVSPGPVRTHMLATLDSTKKVDDHTVLTALQRILEPEEVADVILFLASDKAKGVTGSEYSVDNGVLINF, encoded by the coding sequence ATGAGCTTCAAGAACAAAGTGGTGCTGATCACCGGTGGCAGCGCTGGCATCGGAGCAGCCACCGCAGAACAATTTGCTAAAGAAGGAGCCAGCGTCGCCATCGTAGGTAGGAACGAGGCTGGACTGAAGGCGGTGGCGCAGCGATGCGAGCAACACGGCAGCAAGACCCTCGTCATCAAAGCAGACGTGACTGATGATGCACAGGCGCCAACTATAATCGAGAAGACGATCAAGGCGTTCGGAAGACTGGATATCCTTGTGAACAACGCTGCCGTGCTGAAGAACACGACGCTCACAAGCCCAGACGTGATGAAGACTTATGACGAAGTGATCAATGTCAATCTACGTGCAGTGATTCACTTGACCAGCTTAGCAGCACCGCACCTGATTAAGACCAAGGGGAACATCATCAACATATCCAGCGTACTCGGTAAGACGTATGTGCAGACACCACGGCTGATGATGTACTGTCTCTCTAAGGCAGCGCTGAACCACTTCTCCCGTGGCGTGGCTCTGGAGTTGGCAGCTTCTGGCGTTCGAGTGAACATTGTGAGTCCAGGTCCTGTGCGGACTCACATGTTGGCGACCCTGGACAGTACTAAAAAGGTTGATGACCATACGGTACTTACTGCGTTACAAAGAATTTTGGAACCTGAAGAAGTAGCTGATGTGATCTTGTTCCTGGCCAGTGATAAAGCTAAAGGTGTTACAGGCTCTGAATATAGTGTAGATAATGGAGTGCTCATAAACTTTTGA